ACCATTCATATGTAAGCAATATGACTAAATTAATATTGAATCAATAAAAACATTTTCTCCTTAACTAATAGAGTATTATATTACATACCTGAAATATAATTTAACGTTTTCTCCTCAAAGTGATGCAAGAGTCAACTGCTAATCTGGGTATAATTTACATAAATCGAAAAAGCAAATGTTTATAATATCTTTCTAGCTCTAAGAATCTTTTCGGAAAAGAAAAAGTTTGTAGCACATTATTTTGCTAAggtaatatttttaaaagaaaaaaactgactcaaataaaatcaaagaagaaaagaTTCAAATTCAGCCATCGTTGTCGTCACCTAATAGGGCTATCGGATTTAGAAGAGATGCAGTGAACTGAAAAAGAATTAAATAAATTGAAGGGAGGCAGAAGAGTTTGCTACTCTATTTGTGGAGGGGGGGCTAATGAATATTCAGAGTTTTGAATGAGTTGGGGATTTGAAAAAAAGGTTAATTAAGTTTTAAGTTTATTATTATGTAGAAGTATCAAATTATAATTGAATTCAGAAAAAGTTATAAAAATATATCCGGTTGACTACTAAGTAATTAAACAAtaattgaatttaaaaaaaaaaagtaaaagtaaaatagAATTATAAAAGTTGTAGGAGACAGGATTTCAACTTGGGACATCAAGGAAGTGAAGGCACTTTGAGCACTTTCTTAAATCAATGCTTCTGTCCAGCTTTTGTGTTTAGGGGCACACTTAAAATATTTAAGGGGTCCTCACTGTATATACATAtagatataaaatatatatactgTATTTTTGCCGAGGTTAACAGGTTCCGGTGACCCCACCTCCCAACATAGGTCCGCCTCTGTGTATTACTGATACACATAAAGACACACATAATAAGTACttcaattaaaaaataataagtatttttattatataataaTCATTTTAATagtgaaaagtaaagaaaaaattcaAGCAGTAAAGCCTATGGCCATTTTCTGCCTTGGGTACATAAATTTTTAGTACTAAAACACCTTCAATTTACTGGTCAAAATATTAATCCCGGTATAAAATTGGGGTTATAGGTATCCCACGTTTGGTATTAGCTAACATTCAATAGGATAAAAAATCCCATGGGATATCCTAGAAgtgaaccaaacgaccccttaaagcTCAAAGGAATAGAAAGGAAAAGTTTTGCAGCTTGCGGGAATCAAACAAAAGCTTAACCTTAGTCCTTATATACAGTGTCATGAACCCCTGACCAAAATATATGGCCAAAGTAGATTTCAATTTCTACATCTCAACTTAGCACAAACATCAATTTTGCAGGTAATAACATAATTTAAGAACCATGAACATTAAACAGAAAGCGAACAAGTACTTGTTTCTTAAAACAACTTGCAAATGATTCTAACAATTGGGACTTGAAAGATGCAAAAAGAATGAATGACCTAAGTGAGGGAGGGTACGTATCGAATCAAAAAGCAAAAGCAAAAGCATTACCATTAATACATAACCATAAAGAAGATAACAGAAACAAATTAGCGGCAATACCCTATATTAGAAGTACTTAGAAAGAATTAGAAATCTAACCTTATGAGCTGATGAACAAGAATTGGTGACTCTAAGAAGGAAAAGATACAGAAAAATGCAAAATTAGATATGAGAAAGAACAGAGGACACAGTAGTGAAGAAAAGCAAAAGCTTGTCCCTTTATTTAATGCTTTTTGTCAGTTTTATTAAAAATGTGTAATACTAATGCtttgactctctctctctcttatccataaaaataaaaaaagaatctCTTTCTTATATTAATTCAAAATGATGCACCaaataagatatataaaaagcTGTAAGAAATAAAGGGATGTgaataattaaggaaaatatttagTTTACATCTTCCCAAGTAGTATAATTttatgttaattttttttaatcataaatttaaTGAAAAACGGAAGCATTTCTGATGTACTATAGCGTATGCTTGTCATATATTTGTAAAAGTGAGGTAGAGTTAGACACAAAAAGAAAAGTAGCATATCTTTCCTTACAGTTAGATCCGCTTCCTACGAATTTCTTGGGGATATAATGAATGCCTTTAATAATTGTGTTAATTCACCAACAAAATCAGATTTCAAGATTCATAGGGAAAAAGCAATGTAGCTGCGACAAACTCATAAGTGTTTCTTGAACGAAGTGATGAAAATTCAACCACAAAATGCAAAGGAAATTTTCTACGGATATCCTTCATTGAAACTATAACTTATTTGCATCTAAAGATTTGAGCTTTTTGGGAATCAATAATTCTTTATTTTACGTCTCAAACTGCATTTGTCGTAGCCCAAGAGATAGAATATATATGCAATTTATTACTACTTTTTTGGATATAAATTTTGTAACTATTGACACGTGTAAGGCACGTTtctagagaaaaaaaataatgtACTTACAGTGAAATTTTTTATAATCGTGTTGTTTAAATTACTCGTATCAGATTAAAATATAGTAGGTTCCTGATATGTTTATAAAATTAGATTTAACCCTTTTCTTGCATGGCAAAAGGTTGCGGATTTGTTTTCCGTAATCGGGTTCTCTTACTTCTTTTTATGTGGAAAAACTAAGGTGATTGGATCAATGAAAACATTTTCCAAAGAGCAGCACAACCGGCCACTTGATCAAAACTAAAATGCTAACCACTAGCCCAACAGGCCAGATCATACAACAGCACAGAATTATATCCATTCTCACTAACAGAATCATATAACAAGAGAAGATAACAATTTTGATGCCTTGATGTTTGCCAGTCTATACTACAATAAACTGGAATTCTGTTTAAATACAGAGATTAAAATAGTTAAAACCTTCCCATCTCACAGAATCCCCTAAAGGATTTCCAGAACAATGAGCACCACTTCTATTAGAACTACAATAAATCAATAATCCCAACTTAGTGAAAGTTGCATAGTTGTAATAAAGGATGACCATAATCAACATATTTTTCCCAGAGAGGTTTGTACTTTTCAATACCAATCTTCAACCAGGGTTTTGAGTTACCATTGTAATGCAGCACAGCCCCCTTTTCTATCAATTTGGGATCGACATTCGTGTAACCCAAACCTAAGACATGCCATGAAGGATTCAAAGCCTCTGTTAATCCATAGAAGGTCAGCAGTCCAGGTGGTAAAGTGCCAAGCTTCCACAAAGTGCGGTCGACATTCTTTTCCTGCCAGTAATGATATATGCCAGTAACATTCCTTTTTCGCCACTCAACCAAATCGAAAACATTCATCCCGAAGGCCCACCCACATGCATCAGGATCAAAATGTTGACGTATAAGTGGGTGAGAATAATTTAGGTACTTGTGATATCTATGAAATGTCTCCATGCAAGTCTCCACTGCACCATTTACATTGCCATTCATGTCTATGGAGAACAGAGCTGAAAGATCCTTCTGcactacaacatcatcatcaagaAATACAACCTTCTTCAGTGCAGGAAAAACTTCTGGAATATAGAATCTCAGATGGTTAAGCATAGATAAATATTTAGGGTTTCTGAACTTGATCGGAGTTCGGCTGTTATCATGGTTGCCAGAGAAGTAGTAGTTCTGGGTGTCAGAGTCTTGAAGTTGTTTGAGAACAGGTACATATGAAGCATTTAACCAACTAAAGTCTTCAAACTTTTGCACATCAACAGTCACTCCTCGGAAACTGTTCATGGTGAACCATGCCTTCATTGCAGCGTAGTTCACCTCGTCAGTTACAAGGTGGAAGACGACCATATCAGGATTCTTGGAATTCATAGCTGTTGAATTCACCACAACTGAAGTTGCAAGGATGTTGTCAGAAAATACACAGAAATGATACAGACCGGTGTCCACAAGTTTGGCAGCTACTTGCTTTTCTTCCTTGAATTTTCTCTGCAAATTAGAACTTCTGAACCATTCAGCTGTTAACCGGACACCAAGGCAGTACAGACTTTTAGGGACTTCTTCAGCAGCTATTTGTCCATATTTTGAACTCTTCTCACTGAAGGAGTTCATCTGTTCTTCAAGGCTTTGGATTTTAGCTTTCAGTCTCATAAACATGGTTGCACTGTCATAGTGAAATTGCTGGGCTTGGTAAAGCAGAAGTGCCATATCTCGAATTGCATTTTCTGATTCTCTGTTTGTCAAGGGACTTCTTCTTGATGCAGCATTAGAAAGAAGCATCTGTGAGTTGCGGATTTGAGCGCTTAGTTCCCATGCAAATTGAAGGTTGTTGCTTTCTTTTGCAATTACGACAATTGCCTTAGCGAGAGAAATCTGATCATTAAGTTGTCTTGCCATTGATTCAGGCCTCAGCATTTCTTCAGTGATGTTGAGACCATCCCCAGTTCTATCATGTCTATATGGCCTCTGCAAAGAAAGGAATAAGAGGACACATTCAGGTTTCTCCATAAGCTCACAAGAGACTGTCTGACAGAGGGAAAAACAAATTGCAgcgatcaacaacaacaacaacatcaacccagtagtaatcccactagtggggtctggggagggtagagtgtacgcagaccttacccctacccgggggtagagaggctgtttccgagagaccctcggctcagagacAAAAGATCTGTAACAACACAGAAACCAGACAAATAGATCTGTAGCAGCTATCAAATAAGTTAATAAATCTCTATTGCAACAGGCTTCAGCTAATGAGTTACTAAATTCTTCCTCCAAAGATATGTAACTGTCTTGGTAGGTAAATAAGGAATCCAGCGCCAAATTTCTATTGTTTAATCAATGTACCACTACACACAAGTTACAGCACAGTATTATTCAGATTGGGCAGAACATCATAAGAATTAATCTCTCATCAGCATTGGAATTATCACTAATCTCTAAATGGCACTCAACCTATGGTTTTTTGTTCAGATTTCCACAAGTTTTTTCATTCACAAATGAGTAGAGGGACAGAATCTCAGGAGTGAGCATTAATAGTATAGTTGTAATCATTTGAGGTGCATTTAAGCTCTAAAGCCCATGGGCCTGTCTTAAATAAGGTGGCATCAAACAATGAGTACACCTGCCAAAGTGTTATATCAAATGCTATATGAACATCATAAACGAATAAGTTAGTGATTAAGACTATGAATTAGAAATTTAGTTATAGGAAAACTAAACACTAAGTTCAATAGAAACTTAAAATTGCATTGTATTGCATCTGGAAACAGATCTAAAATGGTTTTCGAACTTCATTGACATGATCTTTACTTTTTTCTTATTTAGTATGATTATGACATGAATTGACCTTGAATGATGAAGTGAAAATTCATATAGCCAACTCCAACTTGTCTGAGACTGAGAcgtagtagtagttgttgttgttgttaaacgTCACTTATTGTAGTTTTTCCAATTCCTTTGTGTGTTTTGGTAGCCAACTCCAACTTGTCTGAGACTGAGAcgtagtagtagttgttgttgttgttatatgtcaCTTATTGTAGTTTTTCCAATTCCTTTGTGTGTTTTGGTAGACAATTGTTTTTCTTGCGCAACATacatatttcttctttttttccccgTGTTTGTGTTTTTTCACTAAAGCTGCTCTTTAGTCACTCTCTTGTACTTGAAGCTCCACAAGATTTTGGCATCGTTGTGCATTTTTCACATTTTAAAATACTAAGCATTAACGGGGAAGCTATTCAAGTTTCTAGCATCACCAACagcttttttttccttttccacTCTGATTTCAGTTAAGCAGATACCATTTTGGCCTAGAATCAATGCAGCAAAGAATGTTGGAAATAAAAAGGCACTAAAAAGGGGCAGTCCGGTGCAAAAAACAtcccgcgttcacgcagggtgtggggaagggccgcacccaaGGGGGTATGATGTAGGTAGCCTACTCTGATGCAAGCatgattccacggctcgaacctgtgacctataggtcacacagagTCAGAGACAACTTAACCGTTGCTCCAAATGGATAAATATCTATAGTTGAATGAAAAGCTTTAAGTTCATAAAAGTAAGATCGGGGAGGTCAGAGAAAAGAAAGGACAAAGAAGTATCATAAATTTCTGGACAAAGGTCCACACGTGTAGAAAACAATTTTGCAAAAAGAAGTCGCCATAGAATCAGAAAATTCCAAAAACATTCCCAGATGTTGTCAACACACATTCTCTTGTTGTTTTTCTACCTTTCTTCTCCCCGATTAGGAATATTTACGCTTTTACTAAGAAGCTTCTCAAATCAAGCTACTTCGTATGTCTCTGATCATCAAAGCTTGATAAAGGAACCacttaaataaaaatcaaattgTATCATATTGTTTAATGCTAAATTAAGAAATTGTGAAAGCTGcaattaattatatattaattGGACAACTAACGGTTTCATTTAATTCTTCAAGAAATGGGGGAGTACAATATGGTATTTTCAATTTAGGAACTAGCCAACACGTTTGGACATCTCAATGTTCCCAAAAGGTTCAATTTGGTAGAAAGAGACTAAATAGTGCTATAATCTTCCATATCCTAAAGTAGGATGTTTAACTTACTTCCCTTTGTTTGTCATCTTACTCATCTTTGAAGCAGATTTGGTTGAGGCTGAGAGCATTAATTTGGTAGACCTTTATGGTACCCTAATGTCTTAAACAAGAATAATCCCTCTTCTTCTATCTTTTCTTTGTCCTTTGACCAAATTTGCTTTTATCCATCAGTACCAAAGGTCCTTCATGATAGCCTAAACTCCAGAAAGACAAATATGTCGGTTCGAAGCCTCAAAGAAGCCAAATATTTTTAAACACTAACCATACCACATAAGATATCTTTCAGCTTTACAGTTTTTGCCAAAATCAATACCTAACTCTCATGGTAACTGAAATAACGCCAAATTGGTTTACAAACTCACCCTAAAAGGCAGTCATGATCTCTTTGATTAATGAAATCATAATATAGAGCAACAGTACTTCTTGACACTTCGTCGCACGACAATAATATCAAAAGGTAATAGGAAAAAGAAAAGTTGACAAAAATTATCTGCTAATTCGTTGTCAGGCACTAAAACAGCAGTGATAAGggactttggggggggggggatacaTATCCTGACATAATTGCGTGCTCTTCGATAAGAAAAAATTACTTCAAATGCACTTGGAATATACCTTTGGAAGAAATAAAAACTTCATAATTTACATTTTAAAACGAAACAAAAATAAACCAACCAGCATAAAGTGATTTTTGGATATAGAGGTAAATTCATTTTCCATAAGAAGTTTCACAATATTTCCAGCTTTTCCTTGTTGTTTCAGTAGATCAGCATGCCGCCTTAGTTGCTATATAGCCAACCAAAATAATCATCATTTACCAAGTATTGCAATGACAATTACACCTAATAATGGTACAATATAATAACTAGATCTGGTGAATTGGTTCTATGCCCACCTAAGAGATCACATTGAAACAAAGAGCTATTTGGATCACAAATCAAAATCTATATAAATTAGGATGTAAAACAAAATATTGTGAACTCTAAATGGAAAACTGAGTAACCGAAAGctcaaagttccataaccgacacAAACTCATCTAAGTAATTCCacgggaaaaaaaaaaaggatttctTAGCTTaaaaacagaagaaaaaaatCAGCAATTTATAAATGCTATAACAATGAATATTACCTTAGTATAAACCAATCTAGACGATGAATCGCGAGTTTCTCTGCTGAGCAAAATGATGAGCAGCAATATAGCCAATCCACACACAGTTAACCAAAACACATTGGAGAATCGCCGCCTTACCGGCCGCCGGAAATCCGAGTTCCTCCTCCTCATTTTCCGGCGACTACTAACTAAAACAAAATTTCGAGTGTTTGTTCAGAGTAAATCTGCGAAACAGTGGCTTTACTAACAGTACACTTTGGGGAACAAATCAAAGATAGTGgtgaaagttgaagatttgggtaGAGAAGAATGATGTCAGATAGATCTACAAGAACGCCGAATGTTACATATGAAACGGTATTTTGAGTTCgataattttttttgtttactCAATTTTTGTCTTGAGAACCAGGAAAAAGAGTGAGAAAATAACTGCAAAAATTTGATTGAATTGATTGAGACAGGGGTTTTGTGAGGTCATTTTTGATAATTTATACGGTTTTGTAGCTTTAGTTttatgttattttaaatatattttatattttatttttacacacaATATATGAAAATAAAGTAATCTTGTATAGGGTtactttttgaatttttttctatTAAACGGTAATTCTTTGTGGGTGCCTTATTTTTATTTTGCAAcatcaatttccaaaactttgtTTATATAGACCAAATGATGATAAAACTTGCAAATATTATTTGAGATAAAATTGTTGTTTAAATGTAACACTTTAAAATAATATGGAATATAATTTTTGATCACactattttataaaaattatcaattctTGAATTTAATATTGTAtcgtaatttatatttttttctgtGTGCTAAAATTCAAAGTTGCTTCAACTAAAAGGATTGAATGAAGTGAAgatgaaaatataatatcttgAAGAGTTTAAAATTATATGCATTATCAATATAAGTAATTTTTCACATTTTTAGATCCCTCAAGATTAATAATTGATTATTATTAGATCACTCGAATAATATATGATCAGTTTAAACAAATTTCATGGTCCACGCCCAAGACATTAACTTTTTCTAGGTTTAACTGCATTTTTTCTCTCTTGGAGTCGTTTGGCAGGGTGTATAAAAATAATGCTGAATATGGTTAATAATAATATTGATATTAGTTATACTAGTATTAGTTGTGCTCACATATTTCTTATCAATTGTTTGGTTTGATGTATTAAAGTATTGCAcaatttttaaaagaattattTGCTTACAGAAATACCCACATAACTAGTCCatcactttattttttttaaaaaaatatatgttgAGGAATGTTTTTATATGAACAAGgttttaagaaaattatttaatTTGTCTACATATATTTAGTATAgaactaaatatttttttataaaaaaaaaaaatattctaagtatttatttatttactagggatataattttatttctcaCTTTCTTGGATTAATTCAAACTTGCATTAATATAATAGCATATTTTAATCAAACATAAATTTTGAAAgataattttatctttaactaaactaatgcatgcattaaaactCATTGCATTGTTAATATCATGGTTtcttatgcattagttatgcataaGATAATACCAAATATA
This region of Nicotiana tomentosiformis chromosome 4, ASM39032v3, whole genome shotgun sequence genomic DNA includes:
- the LOC104093288 gene encoding probable galacturonosyltransferase 10, which produces MRRRNSDFRRPVRRRFSNVFWLTVCGLAILLLIILLSRETRDSSSRLVYTKRPYRHDRTGDGLNITEEMLRPESMARQLNDQISLAKAIVVIAKESNNLQFAWELSAQIRNSQMLLSNAASRRSPLTNRESENAIRDMALLLYQAQQFHYDSATMFMRLKAKIQSLEEQMNSFSEKSSKYGQIAAEEVPKSLYCLGVRLTAEWFRSSNLQRKFKEEKQVAAKLVDTGLYHFCVFSDNILATSVVVNSTAMNSKNPDMVVFHLVTDEVNYAAMKAWFTMNSFRGVTVDVQKFEDFSWLNASYVPVLKQLQDSDTQNYYFSGNHDNSRTPIKFRNPKYLSMLNHLRFYIPEVFPALKKVVFLDDDVVVQKDLSALFSIDMNGNVNGAVETCMETFHRYHKYLNYSHPLIRQHFDPDACGWAFGMNVFDLVEWRKRNVTGIYHYWQEKNVDRTLWKLGTLPPGLLTFYGLTEALNPSWHVLGLGYTNVDPKLIEKGAVLHYNGNSKPWLKIGIEKYKPLWEKYVDYGHPLLQLCNFH